In one Zymobacter palmae genomic region, the following are encoded:
- a CDS encoding amidinotransferase — MTLQAEQPRPYAPQSSPVQVYTEWDPLEEVIVGVIDDIRIPDWDPNMNAVIPKPYRDYFRTNAGQRFPQSLVDKAREEVNTLAEILTSEGIKVKRPNEVDHHQPVVTPHFSTGGAFYSAMPRDCLLAIGTTLIEVPMAWRSRYFEIFAFRDLLNDYFKRGADWVAAPKPMLKDSLWDEKHDFDQEFPFRSIIKDDEPLFDAADFMKIGRDIIGQRSHVTNDLGIEWLRRTLGDGYHIHIYEFDEPDPMHIDTTILPIAPGRVIVNKGWVPALPDIFRDWEILTPPASNLPDDHPLFITSKWIHTNVLMLDERTVIVEKDEERLIHAFHAWGIKTILCPFKHFQTFGGSFHCATLDVRRSGSLKRYI; from the coding sequence ATGACGCTTCAGGCCGAACAACCCCGCCCGTATGCTCCGCAATCATCTCCCGTGCAGGTCTACACCGAATGGGACCCCCTTGAGGAGGTAATCGTCGGTGTCATCGACGATATTCGCATCCCCGACTGGGATCCGAATATGAATGCCGTTATCCCAAAACCCTACCGTGACTATTTCAGAACGAATGCCGGACAGCGCTTCCCGCAGTCGCTGGTGGATAAGGCCCGTGAAGAGGTGAATACGCTGGCCGAGATCCTGACCAGCGAAGGAATCAAGGTGAAGCGCCCGAACGAGGTCGACCATCATCAACCTGTCGTCACGCCGCATTTCTCAACCGGTGGCGCGTTTTATTCCGCAATGCCGCGCGACTGCCTACTGGCCATCGGCACCACACTGATCGAAGTACCGATGGCGTGGCGCAGCCGTTATTTCGAGATCTTCGCATTCCGTGATCTGCTTAATGACTACTTCAAGCGGGGTGCCGACTGGGTTGCGGCCCCCAAACCCATGCTGAAGGACAGCCTGTGGGACGAAAAGCACGACTTCGATCAGGAATTTCCCTTCCGCTCCATCATCAAGGATGACGAGCCGCTGTTTGATGCCGCCGACTTCATGAAAATCGGGCGCGACATCATCGGCCAGCGCAGTCATGTCACCAACGACCTGGGCATTGAGTGGCTGCGCCGCACGCTGGGCGACGGCTATCACATCCATATCTACGAATTCGACGAGCCCGACCCGATGCACATCGACACCACGATTCTGCCGATTGCCCCGGGACGCGTCATCGTCAACAAGGGCTGGGTACCAGCGCTGCCCGATATCTTCCGCGACTGGGAGATCCTGACGCCCCCCGCCTCCAATCTGCCTGACGACCACCCGCTGTTTATCACGTCCAAGTGGATTCATACCAACGTGCTGATGCTCGATGAACGTACCGTCATTGTCGAAAAGGACGAAGAGCGCCTCATCCACGCGTTCCATGCGTGGGGCATCAAAACCATTCTTTGCCCTTTCAAGCATTTCCAAACCTTCGGTGGCTCCTTCCACTGCGCCACGCTGGACGTGCGCCGTTCCGGCAGCCTGAAACGCTATATCTAG
- a CDS encoding ATP-grasp domain-containing protein produces MTIPHRDTVLIISSELDIDTTVDAIKTQCALDNTQFIYLLEDLLEKADATLKARDDVYLVRDFAVHQEVEATFERIAAHHTVTRAVPSDEFALYIAAWANDRWQLPGIDYDTALRFRDKKRMKAIAQQAGIATAREITPDDISSGCIPFPIIMKPRSLAGSVGARVLHDVSALDALALDRQDDYRDMDEKQFFLETYNPNTIYHLDAIVIDKALSFLSVGEYQGKPIDFLREEALGSLNETDDDISRVWRPFVEAIVEAFEAPDGVYHIEAFKNDDDHVELLEIAYRPGGGPIVELLQEAHGVDLRRLHVALQMGLMRSLAPHASKGGYGWIMFPKRHMSRRDLYVSHIDIPPADELPSLVSHSVLSPGELASGEFFCHSDCLATFVFHGDRQQVMLDQQRVYRTFKAALTSKRPAVH; encoded by the coding sequence ATGACGATTCCCCATCGTGACACGGTGCTGATCATTTCGTCAGAACTGGACATCGACACTACGGTCGACGCCATCAAGACTCAGTGTGCACTGGACAACACCCAATTCATCTATTTACTGGAAGACCTGCTGGAAAAGGCGGATGCCACGCTCAAGGCGCGCGACGATGTCTATCTGGTGCGCGATTTCGCCGTACATCAGGAAGTCGAGGCTACCTTCGAGCGAATTGCGGCACACCATACGGTCACCCGTGCGGTACCCAGCGATGAATTCGCGCTATACATTGCGGCGTGGGCCAACGACCGCTGGCAGCTGCCGGGCATCGACTACGACACAGCCCTCAGGTTCCGCGACAAAAAACGGATGAAGGCCATCGCGCAACAGGCAGGTATCGCCACAGCTCGCGAAATCACCCCCGATGATATTTCTTCGGGCTGCATTCCGTTTCCGATCATTATGAAGCCCCGTTCGCTTGCTGGTTCTGTCGGCGCACGGGTACTCCATGATGTATCGGCACTTGATGCGCTGGCTCTGGATCGGCAGGACGACTACCGCGATATGGATGAGAAACAATTCTTTCTGGAAACCTACAACCCCAACACCATCTATCACCTTGACGCCATCGTCATCGACAAGGCGCTGAGCTTTCTATCGGTCGGTGAATATCAAGGCAAACCAATCGACTTTCTACGCGAAGAAGCACTCGGCTCGCTCAATGAAACCGATGACGATATCTCACGGGTATGGCGGCCTTTTGTGGAGGCGATCGTTGAGGCCTTCGAGGCCCCTGACGGTGTCTATCATATCGAGGCATTCAAGAACGATGACGACCACGTCGAGCTGCTGGAAATCGCTTATCGCCCCGGCGGTGGCCCCATCGTCGAGCTGCTGCAAGAAGCCCACGGCGTCGATCTGCGACGGTTGCACGTCGCCTTGCAGATGGGGCTGATGCGTTCGCTGGCCCCGCACGCCAGCAAAGGGGGCTATGGCTGGATCATGTTCCCGAAACGCCATATGTCACGCCGCGATCTGTATGTCAGCCATATCGACATCCCCCCCGCCGATGAACTGCCTTCGCTGGTCAGCCACTCGGTGCTGTCCCCGGGCGAACTGGCCAGTGGCGAATTTTTCTGCCACTCCGACTGTCTGGCGACGTTCGTCTTCCACGGCGATCGCCAGCAGGTGATGCTTGATCAGCAGCGTGTCTATAGAACCTTTAAGGCCGCACTGACCTCCAAGCGCCCTGCCGTACACTGA
- the arnF gene encoding 4-amino-4-deoxy-L-arabinose-phosphoundecaprenol flippase subunit ArnF, which translates to MSTAVTGRYRQGYAWIGGSIVLVTLAQLGMKIGMSHLPTLMAIWSDVQALAVNVLLGYWPWLALIGGGILAYGISMWCWLNALRHLPLSRAYPLLSISYVTVYAVAVVTPILHEAFKIQHLIGIAMILIGVVVISRCSTASPHH; encoded by the coding sequence ATGTCAACTGCTGTAACGGGGCGCTATCGGCAGGGCTATGCCTGGATCGGTGGCAGCATCGTACTGGTCACGCTGGCGCAGCTGGGGATGAAGATTGGCATGAGTCATCTGCCGACTCTGATGGCGATCTGGAGTGACGTGCAGGCGCTGGCCGTGAATGTCCTGCTGGGCTACTGGCCGTGGCTGGCGCTAATCGGCGGTGGCATTTTGGCGTACGGTATTTCAATGTGGTGCTGGCTGAATGCGCTACGGCACCTGCCGCTGAGTCGTGCTTACCCGCTGCTGAGTATTAGTTACGTGACAGTGTATGCGGTGGCGGTGGTTACACCGATCCTGCATGAAGCGTTTAAGATTCAGCACCTGATCGGGATTGCGATGATTTTGATTGGCGTGGTTGTCATCAGCCGCTGCAGCACTGCATCACCTCACCATTAG
- a CDS encoding EamA family transporter: MASRLKRERMLSLILLVMSSLLACSGQLMQKQAVHWWAARPELQQAGLLRRLLNPWLIAGIGALGCGMLCWLGVLHTVPLSLAYPMLSLNFVLVAIAARWLFGERLSWRYLGGLVLIMAGIVVLGAEW, translated from the coding sequence GTGGCATCGCGCCTCAAGAGAGAACGTATGCTGAGTCTGATATTGCTAGTGATGTCCAGTCTGCTGGCCTGTAGTGGCCAGCTGATGCAGAAGCAGGCGGTGCATTGGTGGGCGGCACGCCCCGAACTGCAACAGGCCGGTCTGCTGCGTCGGCTGCTCAACCCTTGGTTGATCGCAGGCATCGGTGCTCTGGGCTGCGGCATGCTGTGCTGGCTCGGTGTGTTGCATACAGTGCCGCTGAGCTTGGCGTATCCCATGCTCAGCCTGAACTTTGTGCTGGTGGCCATTGCGGCACGCTGGCTGTTCGGAGAGAGGCTCTCATGGCGCTATCTGGGAGGGCTGGTGCTGATCATGGCCGGCATCGTTGTGCTGGGGGCGGAGTGGTAG
- the arnD gene encoding 4-deoxy-4-formamido-L-arabinose-phosphoundecaprenol deformylase, giving the protein MCEGVALQRRGLALDGMKPIALRIDVDTYRGTREGVPRLLDILAREGIRATFFLSVGPDNMGRHLWRLLKPKFLMKMLRSNAASLYGWDILFAGTAWPGRQMGKGLAPVMRRIVEAGHEVGLHAWDHHAWQAWSGHWDVERQYHEIKRGVDVLEQIIGERITCSAVPGWRGNQATVDAKERFGFRYNSDCRGGRMFRPLLTDGTIGTPQIPVDLPTFDEVIGRETDAANFNGYILEKLRSSALGIYTIHAEVEGILMASEFSALIHSMRQNGMDFVPQSALLPDDLSTLPTGHLTTGPLPGREGWVGRGL; this is encoded by the coding sequence ATGTGCGAAGGAGTTGCTCTGCAACGACGTGGTCTCGCTCTTGATGGCATGAAGCCCATCGCTCTTCGCATTGACGTCGACACCTACCGGGGCACGCGTGAAGGCGTGCCCCGTCTGCTCGATATTCTGGCGCGCGAAGGCATTCGCGCGACGTTCTTTCTCTCTGTCGGACCCGACAATATGGGGCGTCATCTCTGGCGCCTGCTTAAGCCCAAATTTCTGATGAAGATGCTGCGATCCAACGCCGCCAGTCTGTACGGCTGGGATATCCTGTTCGCAGGTACGGCATGGCCCGGGCGTCAGATGGGAAAAGGGCTGGCACCCGTGATGCGACGCATCGTTGAAGCGGGGCATGAAGTTGGCCTGCATGCGTGGGATCACCATGCGTGGCAGGCGTGGTCGGGACATTGGGACGTTGAGCGCCAGTATCACGAGATTAAGCGTGGTGTCGATGTACTGGAGCAGATCATCGGTGAAAGGATCACCTGTTCGGCCGTGCCCGGCTGGCGGGGCAATCAGGCGACCGTGGATGCCAAGGAACGCTTTGGCTTTCGCTACAACAGTGACTGTCGCGGCGGGCGCATGTTTCGGCCGCTGCTGACGGACGGTACGATCGGTACACCGCAGATTCCCGTGGATCTGCCGACGTTTGACGAGGTGATCGGACGCGAAACGGATGCGGCCAATTTCAATGGCTATATCCTTGAGAAACTGCGCAGTTCGGCACTGGGGATCTACACGATCCATGCTGAAGTGGAAGGCATCCTGATGGCCAGCGAGTTTTCGGCGCTGATCCATTCCATGCGGCAGAACGGTATGGATTTTGTGCCGCAGAGCGCGCTACTGCCGGATGATCTATCGACGTTGCCGACCGGGCATCTGACGACCGGGCCGCTGCCTGGGCGTGAAGGCTGGGTGGGTCGCGGCCTGTAG